A genome region from Arthrobacter sp. SLBN-100 includes the following:
- a CDS encoding CCA tRNA nucleotidyltransferase encodes MAHAHHKTESHTVDFQVDPVVLELGQRFVDAGHELSLVGGPVRDLFLGRTSPDLDFTTDATPDQTVALIKRWADNYWEIGRAFGTIGMRKAGFQIEITTYRAEAYDPESRKPVVAFGSSLTDDLLRRDFTINAMALKLPALELVDPFGGVKHLHASVLATPGAPEASFSDDPLRMMRAARFAAQLGVSVHDDVRQAMTQMAERITIISAERVRDELVKLICGDRPRAGIDLLVETGLAEFVLPEVSALRLEADEHHRHKDVYQHSLQVLEQAAELETDAEGPVPGPDFVLRFAALMHDVGKPATRRFEPGGAVSFRHHDMVGAKLTTKRMKKLRFDNDSIKAVARLVELHMRFYGYGEAGWSDSAVRRYVTDAGPLLERLHRLTRSDVTTRNQRKAERLAFAYDDLEARIAALREQESLDAVRPDLDGARIMALLDLKPGPVVGRAYKFLLNERMEHGPLPVEEAEARLLRWWAGQPEAAPAGTGAGTSPDAVDLSPKESK; translated from the coding sequence ATGGCGCACGCACATCACAAGACTGAATCCCACACCGTCGATTTCCAGGTGGACCCGGTGGTCCTGGAGCTCGGCCAGCGCTTTGTGGACGCCGGCCATGAACTGTCGCTGGTGGGCGGTCCGGTGCGTGACCTTTTCCTGGGCAGGACCTCCCCCGATCTGGACTTCACCACCGACGCCACCCCCGACCAGACGGTGGCCCTTATTAAGAGGTGGGCGGACAACTACTGGGAGATCGGCCGCGCCTTCGGCACCATCGGCATGCGCAAGGCCGGATTCCAGATCGAGATCACCACTTACCGGGCCGAGGCGTACGATCCTGAGTCCCGCAAACCTGTGGTGGCCTTCGGCTCCTCCTTGACTGACGACCTGCTCCGGCGCGACTTCACCATCAACGCCATGGCCCTCAAGCTGCCGGCCCTGGAACTGGTGGACCCGTTCGGCGGCGTGAAGCACCTGCACGCCTCCGTCCTGGCCACGCCCGGCGCCCCGGAAGCGTCCTTCTCCGACGATCCCCTGCGGATGATGCGCGCGGCACGGTTCGCGGCGCAGCTGGGCGTCTCCGTCCACGACGACGTGCGGCAGGCCATGACGCAGATGGCTGAGCGGATCACCATCATCTCCGCGGAGCGGGTGCGCGACGAACTGGTCAAGCTCATCTGCGGGGACCGGCCCCGGGCGGGCATCGACCTGCTGGTGGAAACAGGCCTGGCGGAATTCGTGCTGCCCGAAGTCTCCGCCCTGCGGCTCGAAGCGGACGAACACCACCGCCACAAGGACGTCTACCAGCACTCGCTCCAGGTGCTGGAGCAGGCGGCGGAGCTCGAAACGGACGCCGAGGGGCCTGTGCCCGGGCCGGACTTTGTGCTGCGCTTCGCAGCATTGATGCACGACGTCGGCAAGCCGGCTACGCGGCGCTTCGAGCCGGGCGGCGCGGTGAGCTTCCGCCATCACGACATGGTGGGTGCCAAGCTCACCACGAAGAGGATGAAGAAGCTGCGGTTCGACAACGACTCCATCAAGGCCGTAGCCCGGCTGGTCGAACTCCACATGCGCTTCTACGGCTACGGAGAGGCAGGCTGGAGCGATTCGGCAGTCCGCCGCTACGTCACCGATGCCGGGCCGCTGCTGGAACGGCTGCACCGGCTGACCCGCTCCGACGTCACCACCCGCAACCAGCGGAAGGCCGAACGACTGGCCTTCGCCTACGACGACCTCGAGGCCCGGATCGCCGCCCTCCGGGAACAGGAATCGCTGGATGCAGTCCGCCCCGACCTGGACGGCGCCCGCATCATGGCCCTGCTGGACCTTAAGCCGGGTCCGGTGGTGGGCCGGGCCTACAAGTTCCTGCTCAACGAGCGGATGGAGCACGGACCGCTGCCCGTGGAGGAAGCGGAGGCCAGGCTCCTTCGCTGGTGGGCCGGACAGCCTGAAGCAGCACCTGCCGGAACCGGGGCTGGAACCTCTCCTGACGCCGTCGACCTTTCCCCTAAGGAGTCCAAGTGA
- a CDS encoding glycosyltransferase family 87 protein, translated as MQENQPPEHRGRSRLVVPSRSDVLLRNFTEVIGGPLGSRSAPGIVSPGSFTVERVLILLTVMAALAGILVKGYCRVNGWESPTQFYATCYSDFPDVFRNRGLAAGTFPVLGSGSQFEYPVLTALIAGVTAWLVPGSGISEGRVLAYFDINVALLAAVTVVTVLATARMTSRRPWDAAMVALAPGIVLAGTINWDMWAVAMLALGMYFFSRQQPVLAGVFIGLGAAMKFYPLLVLGAVLLLALRTGRFRPFLVTAGTAAASWLAANLPFAAANPAGWIYFFQFSAARDAGYGSPWFAYNLVAARLRWTELSPAAVDLLSPGLFVLSCAAIAAVALTAPRRPRLAQLAFLIVAAFILTGKVYSPQFVVWLIPLLALARPRWREFLVWQGIEGLHWAAVWMYLGQVTSAGSSQHNLDMPYYVLAVAAHMAAVGYLMLRVTRDIYNPDYDPIRRHHLDDPHGGPFAGAPDWFRLSPWSSSSSVLPWKAGVNA; from the coding sequence ATGCAGGAGAACCAGCCGCCGGAGCATCGAGGGCGTTCCCGCCTGGTAGTCCCCAGCCGCAGCGATGTCCTCCTGCGCAACTTCACCGAAGTCATCGGCGGCCCCCTTGGATCACGTTCCGCGCCGGGCATTGTCTCGCCCGGGAGCTTCACCGTTGAACGCGTCCTGATCCTTCTGACGGTCATGGCTGCCCTCGCGGGGATCCTGGTCAAGGGTTATTGCCGGGTCAATGGCTGGGAATCCCCCACGCAGTTCTATGCCACCTGTTATTCGGACTTCCCCGATGTGTTCCGGAACCGGGGGCTGGCAGCGGGAACATTCCCCGTCCTCGGCTCCGGAAGCCAGTTCGAATACCCTGTCCTGACCGCCCTGATTGCCGGGGTAACGGCCTGGCTGGTCCCGGGGAGCGGAATATCGGAGGGGCGGGTGCTCGCCTACTTCGACATAAATGTCGCGCTCCTGGCGGCGGTCACCGTGGTAACGGTCCTGGCTACAGCCCGGATGACCAGCCGGCGGCCGTGGGATGCCGCCATGGTTGCCCTGGCCCCGGGCATCGTGCTGGCCGGCACCATCAACTGGGACATGTGGGCCGTAGCCATGCTCGCCCTGGGCATGTACTTCTTCTCGCGGCAACAGCCTGTGCTTGCCGGCGTCTTCATTGGACTGGGCGCGGCCATGAAGTTCTATCCGCTGCTGGTGCTGGGCGCCGTGCTGCTCCTTGCCCTCCGCACCGGACGGTTCCGTCCCTTCCTGGTCACGGCGGGGACAGCCGCCGCGTCCTGGCTGGCCGCCAATCTCCCCTTCGCCGCCGCCAACCCCGCCGGCTGGATCTACTTTTTCCAATTCAGCGCCGCCCGCGATGCCGGTTACGGCTCGCCCTGGTTCGCCTACAACCTCGTTGCAGCCCGGCTGCGGTGGACGGAGCTCAGCCCGGCCGCCGTCGACCTTTTGTCCCCTGGCCTCTTTGTGCTCTCCTGCGCGGCGATAGCCGCAGTCGCCCTCACTGCCCCGCGCCGGCCCCGCCTGGCCCAGCTTGCCTTCCTGATCGTGGCGGCGTTCATCCTCACCGGCAAGGTCTACTCACCGCAGTTTGTGGTGTGGCTGATCCCCCTGCTCGCGCTGGCACGGCCGCGATGGCGGGAATTTCTGGTCTGGCAGGGCATTGAAGGCCTGCATTGGGCAGCCGTGTGGATGTACCTTGGACAGGTGACCAGCGCAGGCTCTTCCCAGCACAACCTGGATATGCCCTACTACGTCCTGGCCGTGGCGGCGCACATGGCTGCGGTGGGCTACCTTATGCTGCGCGTGACACGGGACATCTACAACCCCGATTACGATCCCATCCGGCGGCATCACCTGGACGACCCCCATGGGGGCCCTTTCGCCGGCGCGCCTGACTGGTTCCGGTTGAGCCCCTGGAGCTCCTCCAGTTCGGTCCTTCCGTGGAAAGCAGGGGTCAATGCCTGA
- the trxB gene encoding thioredoxin-disulfide reductase has product MTIAENTASDVRDVIIVGSGPAGYTAAVYTARANLKPLMLAGSVTAGGELMNTTDVENFPGFPEGIMGPDLMENFEKQAARFGTEIQFEDVTSLQLEGPVKKVTIATGETFQAKAVILSTGSAYRELGLPNEKRLSGHGVSWCATCDGFFFKDQDIAVIGGGDSAMEEALFLTKFAKSVTVVHRRDSLKASKIMADRALAHEKINFIWNSTVDDVIGENKVTGLKLKNLIDGSVSDLAVTGVFVAIGNDPRTDLVKDVLELTPEGTIAVQGRSSKTSLPGVFAAGDVVDPTYRQAITASGSGCVAAIDVEHYLADLPAQAL; this is encoded by the coding sequence GTGACCATCGCAGAAAACACCGCGTCGGACGTACGTGATGTCATCATCGTCGGCTCCGGCCCGGCCGGTTACACGGCAGCTGTCTACACTGCCCGCGCCAACCTGAAGCCCCTTATGCTGGCAGGTTCCGTCACCGCCGGCGGTGAACTGATGAACACCACTGACGTGGAGAACTTCCCGGGATTCCCGGAAGGCATCATGGGACCGGACCTGATGGAGAACTTCGAGAAGCAGGCAGCACGCTTCGGCACGGAGATCCAGTTCGAAGACGTCACGTCGCTCCAGCTGGAAGGACCTGTCAAGAAGGTCACCATCGCCACGGGTGAAACTTTCCAGGCAAAGGCTGTGATTCTCTCCACCGGCTCTGCCTACCGTGAGCTTGGCCTGCCCAATGAGAAACGGCTCTCAGGACACGGCGTCAGCTGGTGTGCAACCTGTGACGGTTTCTTCTTCAAGGACCAGGACATTGCAGTAATCGGTGGGGGAGACTCCGCCATGGAAGAGGCGTTGTTCCTGACCAAGTTTGCGAAATCGGTAACGGTTGTTCATCGCCGCGATTCCCTGAAGGCATCCAAGATTATGGCCGATCGGGCACTGGCGCACGAGAAGATCAACTTTATCTGGAACAGCACGGTTGATGACGTCATCGGTGAAAACAAAGTCACCGGCTTGAAGTTGAAGAACCTCATTGACGGTTCAGTTTCAGATCTCGCGGTCACGGGTGTTTTCGTGGCTATCGGTAACGACCCCCGGACCGACCTGGTCAAGGACGTCCTGGAGTTGACCCCCGAGGGCACCATTGCCGTCCAGGGGAGGAGCTCCAAGACGAGCCTGCCCGGTGTCTTTGCTGCCGGCGACGTCGTGGATCCGACTTACCGCCAAGCCATCACCGCGTCGGGTTCGGGTTGTGTAGCAGCCATCGATGTTGAGCACTACCTCGCAGACCTGCCCGCACAAGCCCTTTAA
- a CDS encoding NUDIX hydrolase encodes MPSAIGAHVAPAQHSAPASLPTVEEVSAGGVVVDTSDAGLRVAIIARLNRGGRLEWCLPKGHPEGKENNEQAAVREIAEETGIEGDILAPLGSIDYWFTVSGHRVHKTVHHYLLRATGGELTIENDPDQEAVDVAWVPIQELARKLSFPNERRIADLAREVLPEHL; translated from the coding sequence TTGCCGTCGGCAATCGGTGCGCACGTCGCGCCTGCCCAGCATTCGGCACCGGCCTCGCTGCCTACCGTCGAGGAAGTCTCCGCCGGCGGCGTCGTGGTGGACACGTCCGACGCCGGACTGAGGGTGGCGATCATCGCCCGCCTTAATCGCGGCGGGCGTTTGGAATGGTGCCTGCCCAAGGGGCATCCGGAGGGCAAGGAAAACAACGAGCAGGCCGCGGTCCGCGAGATTGCCGAGGAAACGGGCATCGAAGGAGACATCCTGGCGCCGCTGGGAAGCATTGACTACTGGTTTACCGTCAGCGGCCACCGGGTCCACAAGACGGTTCACCACTACCTCCTCCGGGCCACAGGCGGCGAGCTCACCATCGAGAACGATCCGGACCAGGAAGCGGTGGATGTGGCATGGGTTCCCATCCAGGAACTCGCCCGCAAACTGTCCTTTCCCAATGAGCGCCGGATCGCCGACCTCGCCCGGGAAGTCCTTCCCGAACACCTTTAG
- a CDS encoding histidine phosphatase family protein: MTNPALAPRPQLWILRHGETEWSKSGQYTGLTDLPLTVEGEQQAVEARKVLDPVDFDLVLTSPLRRARRTAELAGFPDAQHEPLAVEWNYGDYEGISSDLIRKDNPDYLIWTHGVPNGETLDEVAARADKIIGRVLESGMDNVLIVAHGHFSRILTARWLELPPAEGRHFILGTAKVCTLGWDKRTPAIVRWGL, translated from the coding sequence GTGACCAATCCTGCCCTTGCCCCCCGCCCCCAGCTCTGGATCCTGCGCCACGGCGAGACCGAGTGGTCCAAGAGCGGGCAGTACACCGGACTCACTGACCTCCCCCTGACCGTGGAAGGCGAACAGCAGGCGGTGGAGGCCCGGAAGGTGCTGGATCCTGTCGACTTCGACCTGGTGCTGACATCTCCTTTGCGGCGGGCCCGGCGTACTGCCGAACTGGCAGGCTTCCCCGACGCCCAGCACGAGCCGCTCGCCGTCGAATGGAACTACGGTGACTATGAAGGCATCAGCTCGGACCTGATCCGCAAAGACAACCCGGATTACCTGATCTGGACGCATGGCGTGCCCAATGGTGAGACGCTCGACGAGGTAGCGGCCAGGGCGGACAAAATCATCGGCCGCGTGCTCGAATCGGGAATGGATAACGTGCTTATTGTTGCCCACGGGCACTTCTCGCGGATCCTGACGGCCCGCTGGCTTGAACTTCCACCCGCCGAAGGGCGGCACTTTATTCTCGGCACTGCCAAAGTGTGCACCCTGGGCTGGGATAAGAGGACTCCGGCAATTGTCCGTTGGGGCCTTTAG
- the trxA gene encoding thioredoxin, whose product MSNAKDVTDASFGTDVLSSDKPVIVDFWAEWCGPCRKLGPILDEISVEYSEKVDVVKLNVDDNPAIAAEYGITSIPAVYLFQGGEVKSTVIGAKPKQFFEKEFADVLS is encoded by the coding sequence ATGAGCAACGCAAAAGATGTAACAGACGCAAGTTTCGGCACGGACGTACTGTCCTCTGACAAGCCGGTTATCGTTGATTTCTGGGCAGAATGGTGCGGTCCCTGCCGCAAGCTTGGTCCTATCCTCGACGAGATCTCCGTTGAGTACAGCGAGAAGGTTGATGTCGTGAAACTGAATGTTGACGACAACCCTGCTATTGCAGCCGAATACGGGATCACATCTATTCCTGCCGTTTACCTGTTCCAGGGTGGCGAAGTGAAGAGCACCGTCATTGGAGCGAAGCCGAAGCAGTTCTTCGAGAAGGAATTTGCTGACGTTCTCTCTTGA
- a CDS encoding ABC transporter substrate-binding protein translates to MSNPIDVGSVLGGRYKVTATVLASHDHDLVLDGVDQVLNRPVSILVAGPDNTEQVAQSAREVATGERPGTVQVLDLGVTAAATYLITNHTSAADLLDLVVASNPPYVEPFFTDTLGSEIFGQPRSHEPEPYDDDDENVDAGYISYSATHPSQVDPYRSAPVAPPKPPARPAGTPAVGRKPSGSSALGGSALDGAAGGAGAGAAALSGSARPNGSSLQSGEPATASSDSSPKSQENAPGSGKPKVSLWSEDDYANTGDQDLYEDTLAEEEPRPAKKKSSVLARSAAPAAASGPVSGASYAGQGGYDDDDEAAPEREPRSMRWLVGGLLAVVLIAGLVFAVTNLGSLLPSPQANPTAAATNSSAPEGSSAATQAPTSAPAAVLPAIEAVSRQGDFDFAATFDGDLVKAYDGNAASYWSDMEFATENWGGLAPQGVPLVVKLKAPAKVSSITLSQLGGSGGNITVYTNDRPSTDGAKAVGTNSFTSTDLNIPLAEPVQAQYVIVSINALPRLAAPKTRYGYGLRLAEIKVQ, encoded by the coding sequence GTGTCCAACCCGATCGATGTCGGATCAGTACTGGGCGGCCGTTACAAGGTCACAGCCACCGTATTGGCCTCGCACGACCACGATCTGGTGCTGGATGGTGTGGACCAGGTACTTAACCGTCCGGTCAGCATCCTGGTTGCCGGACCCGACAACACAGAGCAGGTTGCCCAGAGTGCCCGCGAGGTTGCCACCGGGGAGCGTCCCGGCACTGTCCAGGTCTTGGACCTTGGCGTCACCGCGGCGGCAACATACCTCATCACCAACCACACGTCTGCGGCGGACCTGCTGGATCTCGTGGTGGCCTCCAACCCTCCGTATGTGGAGCCATTCTTCACGGACACCCTGGGCAGCGAAATTTTCGGGCAGCCCCGGTCCCATGAACCCGAGCCCTACGATGACGACGACGAGAATGTTGACGCCGGCTACATCAGTTACTCGGCTACGCATCCCAGCCAGGTTGATCCTTACCGTAGCGCGCCCGTTGCGCCGCCCAAGCCGCCGGCACGTCCTGCGGGGACGCCCGCCGTCGGACGCAAGCCCTCCGGTTCCTCCGCTTTGGGTGGCTCCGCTTTGGATGGGGCAGCCGGTGGTGCCGGTGCGGGCGCCGCCGCTTTGAGCGGTTCGGCGCGTCCCAATGGGTCGTCACTGCAGTCCGGGGAGCCTGCTACTGCCAGCTCCGATTCCAGCCCGAAGAGCCAGGAGAATGCGCCCGGGTCCGGTAAGCCGAAGGTTTCCCTGTGGTCCGAGGACGACTACGCCAATACCGGTGACCAGGACCTGTATGAAGACACTTTGGCAGAAGAAGAACCTCGGCCCGCCAAGAAAAAATCTTCCGTCTTAGCGCGGTCAGCAGCCCCCGCCGCTGCTTCAGGCCCTGTTTCTGGGGCCTCCTACGCCGGTCAGGGCGGCTACGATGACGACGACGAGGCTGCCCCTGAGCGTGAACCCCGCTCCATGCGCTGGCTGGTGGGCGGGCTCCTGGCCGTGGTCCTGATTGCCGGCCTTGTTTTCGCCGTGACCAATCTTGGCAGCCTGTTGCCTTCGCCGCAGGCCAACCCGACTGCTGCTGCCACGAACAGCAGTGCCCCCGAAGGGTCCTCTGCAGCGACCCAGGCGCCTACCTCCGCGCCGGCTGCTGTCCTGCCCGCCATAGAGGCAGTCAGCCGCCAAGGTGACTTCGACTTTGCCGCCACGTTCGACGGTGACTTGGTGAAGGCCTACGACGGTAACGCTGCGAGCTACTGGTCGGACATGGAATTTGCCACCGAAAACTGGGGTGGGCTCGCGCCTCAGGGTGTGCCTCTCGTGGTGAAGCTGAAGGCCCCTGCCAAGGTCTCGTCCATCACGCTTTCACAGCTTGGCGGCTCCGGTGGAAACATCACCGTGTACACGAACGATCGGCCCTCCACTGACGGGGCCAAGGCAGTGGGAACGAACAGCTTCACCTCCACGGACCTGAACATCCCGCTGGCGGAGCCTGTGCAGGCACAGTACGTGATCGTTTCGATCAACGCGCTTCCGCGGCTCGCCGCTCCCAAGACGCGTTATGGTTACGGCCTTCGGCTGGCAGAGATCAAGGTCCAGTAA
- the murJ gene encoding murein biosynthesis integral membrane protein MurJ, which translates to MSASNFPSDRSSRPDDAAPDGVPPEPAAPDVAQPAPPGASETRSSAIMAAGTLVSRFLGFGKTWMLGTALGLGSTVNDTFINANNLPNLIFLLVAGGVFNAVLVPQIIKASKAPDRGADYISRLLTLAVLLLLGLTALVTLAAPWVIELTTQGYSPQQKALAVTFAFWCLPQIFFYGLYALLTQVLNANGAFGPAMWAPILNNVVAIAGLGMFIWIFGTNEFSPHTLDNWGETQTLFVAGFSTIGVVSQTAILMIPVIRLKLGLRPRFGWRGVGLGRAAKLSVWTLLTAAVGQLAFLYVMRIATIPGAERLRLKQAGDPAAEMLPGNAVLEVASQLYLLPHSIIALSLATVLFNRMTRASQDGNRDELRDALSHGLRTMAVATVFGALALFALAGPLGMFFSGGLRQDGVMLAQTLTILALSTPFMSANFMMSRVFYANEDARTPFYVQLLLAVVYVAGAFAIQFLPVTQIIYAIAVLYMVGNILSVVISAFFLRRLLGHLDGPRIANSYIRMGYAALGSAIAGAGALWLMGSYSPAGFAWQDRITALITVIVAGPVMLVAYFFLLKLFRVSELRDLLGPLMGRLGRGGPAAPSAEGGEPPSDSSAGGPTGDRQPPAPERATTSVDTGLIPRISGEFDAASFRAGPAQQPAPQKPDDGGAGQSDGGYLPGEDQPSTARGGLLREQIPLPGRRTFQGKAGENPHFKPRRPRKK; encoded by the coding sequence ATGTCAGCTTCCAACTTCCCTTCCGACAGGTCCAGCCGGCCCGACGACGCCGCGCCCGACGGCGTTCCACCGGAACCGGCCGCGCCGGACGTTGCCCAGCCCGCCCCTCCAGGCGCGAGTGAAACCCGCTCCAGCGCCATCATGGCCGCGGGGACACTGGTGTCGCGTTTCCTGGGTTTCGGAAAGACCTGGATGCTTGGCACGGCCCTGGGCCTCGGCTCCACCGTCAATGACACGTTCATCAACGCCAACAACCTGCCCAACCTGATTTTCCTGCTGGTGGCCGGCGGCGTGTTCAACGCCGTGCTGGTGCCCCAGATCATCAAGGCAAGCAAGGCTCCGGACAGGGGAGCGGACTACATCAGCCGGCTCCTGACGCTGGCGGTCCTGCTCCTGCTGGGGCTGACTGCGCTGGTGACGCTGGCTGCGCCGTGGGTCATCGAACTCACCACGCAGGGGTACTCGCCGCAGCAGAAAGCACTGGCCGTAACGTTCGCCTTCTGGTGCCTGCCCCAGATCTTCTTCTACGGCCTGTACGCCCTCCTCACCCAGGTCCTGAACGCCAACGGCGCGTTTGGTCCTGCCATGTGGGCGCCCATCCTCAACAACGTGGTGGCCATCGCCGGGCTGGGCATGTTCATCTGGATCTTCGGCACCAACGAGTTCAGTCCACATACCCTGGACAATTGGGGCGAGACGCAAACCCTGTTCGTTGCAGGGTTCTCCACCATTGGGGTTGTCTCGCAGACCGCCATCCTGATGATCCCGGTGATCCGGTTGAAGCTGGGGCTCCGGCCGCGGTTCGGCTGGCGCGGCGTGGGACTGGGCCGGGCAGCCAAGCTGAGCGTCTGGACCCTGCTGACGGCCGCCGTCGGGCAGCTCGCCTTCCTGTACGTCATGCGCATCGCCACCATCCCCGGTGCCGAACGCCTCCGGCTGAAGCAGGCGGGCGACCCGGCGGCGGAGATGCTGCCGGGCAACGCGGTGCTGGAAGTGGCCAGCCAGCTGTACCTGCTGCCGCACTCCATCATTGCGCTGTCCCTCGCCACGGTGCTGTTCAACCGGATGACCAGGGCATCGCAGGACGGCAACCGGGACGAGCTGCGGGATGCGCTCTCACACGGGCTGCGCACCATGGCCGTTGCCACCGTTTTTGGTGCCCTGGCCCTGTTTGCCCTGGCCGGCCCGCTGGGCATGTTCTTCTCGGGAGGACTTCGCCAGGACGGCGTCATGCTGGCCCAGACCTTGACCATCCTCGCGCTCAGCACCCCGTTCATGAGCGCCAACTTCATGATGTCCCGGGTGTTCTACGCCAACGAGGACGCGCGCACACCGTTCTACGTCCAGCTGCTGCTCGCCGTTGTTTACGTGGCCGGGGCGTTTGCCATCCAGTTCCTGCCCGTCACCCAGATCATTTACGCCATCGCTGTCCTGTACATGGTGGGCAACATCCTTTCGGTGGTCATCAGCGCGTTCTTCCTGCGGCGCCTCCTGGGCCACCTGGACGGGCCACGGATCGCCAACTCCTACATCCGCATGGGCTACGCAGCGTTGGGTTCCGCCATTGCGGGCGCGGGCGCGCTCTGGCTCATGGGCAGCTACAGCCCGGCCGGTTTCGCCTGGCAGGACCGGATCACGGCGCTGATCACGGTGATCGTAGCGGGCCCCGTCATGCTGGTGGCCTACTTCTTCCTGCTCAAGTTGTTCCGGGTGTCTGAACTGCGGGACCTGCTCGGGCCCCTGATGGGACGGCTGGGGCGCGGAGGACCGGCCGCACCTTCCGCTGAAGGCGGGGAGCCGCCGTCGGACTCTTCAGCTGGTGGGCCCACCGGCGACCGCCAACCACCTGCGCCCGAACGCGCCACCACCTCTGTGGACACCGGCCTCATTCCCCGGATTTCGGGCGAATTCGATGCCGCTTCCTTCCGTGCCGGCCCCGCTCAACAGCCCGCTCCGCAGAAGCCAGACGACGGCGGCGCAGGCCAGTCCGACGGCGGGTACCTCCCCGGTGAGGACCAGCCCAGTACCGCAAGGGGCGGCTTGCTGCGTGAGCAGATCCCGCTCCCCGGCCGCCGGACCTTCCAAGGAAAGGCCGGGGAGAACCCACACTTCAAGCCGAGGCGGCCACGAAAAAAGTGA
- a CDS encoding ParB/RepB/Spo0J family partition protein: protein MSEKRRGLGRGLGALIPSSAGANGAGTGTAVARPVDLFFPEGRRKTDSSETVLGSSTAEDSAAGTPADSSAADPADAITAESSVSASNGSGDPSAAKSAAAKRAPASGTSNSNGSGTKTNASANGGGKPKTEAKKVATSAEVRSAEPAPVPAALPAESGGASAADNGVDLVEVPGVRFAEISVMDIHPNRKQPRSVFDEDDMAELVHSVREIGVLQPIVVRNSTEPGGEPYELVMGERRWRAVQAAGLETIPAIVRDTTDDDLLRDALLENLHRSQLNPLEEAAAYQQLLEDFGTTHEQLADRIGRSRPQVSNTLRLLKLPPLVQRRVAASVLSAGHARALLGLPDAAAMERLAQRIVAEGMSVRATEEAVTLYQDPAKPAKNNIPRPGARHERLDYLASSLSDRLDTNVKISLGVRKGRVSIEFASVEDLNRIMDVIAPGADN, encoded by the coding sequence ATGAGCGAGAAGCGACGGGGCTTAGGCCGCGGTCTTGGCGCACTGATTCCGAGTTCCGCCGGTGCTAATGGGGCGGGAACCGGCACAGCGGTAGCGCGCCCTGTCGATCTCTTCTTCCCCGAGGGACGCAGGAAGACCGATTCCTCCGAAACCGTACTGGGTTCATCCACTGCCGAAGACTCCGCCGCCGGCACACCAGCGGACTCCTCGGCAGCTGACCCGGCGGATGCAATTACGGCGGAATCTTCCGTGTCGGCAAGCAACGGCTCCGGCGATCCCTCTGCCGCAAAGTCCGCCGCGGCAAAGCGTGCTCCCGCTTCCGGGACATCCAACTCCAACGGGTCAGGTACGAAGACCAACGCCAGCGCCAATGGTGGGGGCAAGCCGAAGACCGAAGCCAAGAAAGTTGCCACGTCAGCTGAGGTCCGCAGTGCTGAGCCCGCACCGGTCCCGGCTGCCCTGCCCGCTGAATCTGGCGGAGCCTCCGCAGCGGACAATGGCGTGGACCTGGTAGAGGTTCCGGGCGTCCGGTTTGCCGAGATCTCCGTGATGGATATCCATCCGAACCGCAAACAGCCCCGTTCTGTCTTCGATGAAGATGACATGGCCGAGCTTGTTCACTCTGTTCGTGAAATAGGCGTCCTCCAGCCAATTGTGGTCCGGAACTCAACCGAGCCGGGTGGAGAACCCTACGAGCTGGTGATGGGCGAACGCCGCTGGCGTGCAGTACAGGCTGCGGGGCTGGAAACTATTCCCGCGATCGTCAGGGACACCACCGATGACGATCTCCTGCGCGACGCACTGCTCGAAAACCTGCACCGAAGCCAGCTCAACCCCCTGGAAGAAGCCGCAGCGTATCAGCAGCTTCTTGAGGATTTCGGTACTACGCACGAGCAGCTGGCGGACCGCATCGGCAGGTCACGCCCGCAGGTTTCGAATACCCTGCGCCTGTTGAAGCTGCCTCCGCTGGTTCAGCGCAGGGTGGCTGCCAGCGTGCTCTCCGCAGGCCACGCCCGCGCCCTCCTGGGCCTGCCTGACGCCGCTGCAATGGAACGCCTGGCCCAGCGCATCGTGGCTGAGGGAATGTCCGTACGTGCCACTGAAGAAGCCGTTACGCTGTACCAGGATCCCGCGAAGCCTGCCAAGAACAACATCCCCCGTCCTGGTGCGCGTCACGAGCGGCTCGATTATTTGGCTTCTTCGCTCTCCGACCGTTTGGATACCAACGTCAAGATCTCACTTGGGGTTCGGAAGGGGCGGGTCAGCATCGAATTCGCCAGCGTCGAGGACCTCAACCGGATCATGGACGTTATTGCACCGGGCGCAGATAACTAA